The DNA region ATTTATATGAGTCAACATTATCCATATTGTAGCGTATGGCGGGCCATCTAAGGCGTTATCATATAAGGGTTAATGTGGGTTTGTTCGGTCGGCCGATAATCCGAAATTGTCATAAAACCCCCACTGCCCGATAAAAATCAAATAATATTTGACTTAAATTCTCATTGCGGTATATTAATCTGCAAAAACAGGAGGACTCAGTTCCGATGCAGTTTTTTAGGGCGCATCGGCGTCGATATTTCTTGGACCGAGACCGCAATTCTTCCTGGCCGAATAATATATCCGGAACCGGGATTCTATCTCATTTTATATCCATTCCGTTAGCTGTAAAAAAGTCTTATTCGTTGAAAAGACAGGACTTGACGGGCATGGATAATTTTGTTTTATCCCGGATTGTGAAAAGATTCACATTAGTTTCCGGCCCGGTATATGCCGGCCGCAATTCCTCCCTCAACAAGTACGCTCGACCTGATCGACGTCCGCCGGCCCGCACTATCCGCCGGGTTCATGTGATGCCCTGGGCCACATCGATCCGGAGGATCGGTTGCATGCGAATCAACTCAATTGGACCGGATGATGATGACACCGGCGGGTCGAACGGACGCCGGGACTTTGGTTTTGGTGTCCGATAAAGGCTGATAATGTACTGTGGCCGCGCCACTGCATCCATATTGTCCGACAGAATTAGCCGATGCTGTCGGGACGGGTTCTCTGAGATTAATTGAAGTCTCTTAAAGGAGAGTATCTATGGAGAAGTGGAAAGGGTGGCGCAAGATGCGGTACGAAGCGGAACTGGATCCGGATTTCTCCCGGGAAATCGCCTCCATCCCGGGGGGCGACCAGCTCTACAGCTGTATCCAGTGCGGGACCTGTAGCGGAATGTGCCCGCTGAGTCCCAATATGGACTACACCCCCAGACAGATTATCGCCATGATCCGGGCCGGATTCAAAGGCGATGTTCTCAGCAGTTACACCACCTGGCTCTGCGCCTCGTGTTATTCCTGTACCGTCGAATGTCCCAAGGAAATTAAAATAACCGATATCATGTACGCCGCCAAACGGTTGGCCATCCGTGAGAAGGTTCACCCCAAGCGCTTTCCGACACCGGTTCTGGCCCGGGAATTTTTCCGCTCGGTGGAAAAGAACGGCCGCAGTACCGAAAGCCGCCTGCTGGTGAATCTGTACCTGAGGACCAATCCCTTTAAAATGTTCAAACAGACCGGCCTGGGTCTGAAACTCTGGATGAAAGGCCGGCTGGGAATCCGCAAGGAATCGATCAAACGGACCGGGGAACTGAGGAAAATATTCAAGGTCCTGGAAACCGAGCATATGGTCAAGACCAAAGATCAATTGGCCCGGCAGGAGGAGGTGTCGTCATGAGTTACCTGTACTATCCCGGATGTTCGCTGAAGAGCACCGGCCGGGCTTACGAGGAATCAATGCTGGCCGTGTTCGAACACCTGCAACTGCCGCTTGAGGAACTTGAGGACTGGAATTGCTGCGGCGCAACCGCCTATATGGCTATCAGCGAATTGAAAGCTTTTGCCCTGAGCGCCCGGAATTTCGCCCTGGCCGAAAAACAGGCCGGAGGAGCAGGTGAGATCAATATGGTCGTTCCCTGCGCAGCCTGCTATCTCGGGCTGAATAAAGCCTACCGTTATCTAAAAGAACATGCCGATCTTCAGAAAACCATCCTCAAGGCTCTCAAGGCGGCCGGGTTGTCCTATTCCGATCACCTGAGAATCCGTCACCCGCTCGATATTCTGGCCAATGATATCAGTCCCGACCGGATCAAAGAAGCGGTCAGCCGTCCCCTGGAGGGTCTCAAGGTGGCCTGTTATTACGGGTGCCAGATTGTCCGGCCGTACGCCGATTTCGATGACCAGCATGAACCGGTCATCATGGATAAACTGCTTCGCCTTCTGGGGGCCGAGGTGGTCGATTGGCCGTTGAAAACCCGCTGTTGCGGCGGTTCGTTGACCGGAACGGTGGAGGATGTCGGCTTGCGATTGAGTTATATCCTTCTTAAAGAAGCCAAAAAGCGGGGATGCGATGTTATTGCCACCGCCTGCCCGTTGTGCCAGTTCAACCTGGAATGCTATCAGTCCCAGATCGGCCGTAAGTACGGCAACGGGAATGACATAGCGGTGGCTTATTTCACCCAGTTGATGGGCGCCGCTTTCGGTATCGCCGAGCATGATCTCGGCCTGCAGCGGCTGTTCGTGCCGCTCCATCTCCAGGGTACAGGTGATAAAGTGACGGGAGGTCAATATGTCAGCCGCTGAAAATAAAACCAATGGAATACCGAAAATCGGAGTTTATGTCTGTCACTGCGGGATAAATATCGCCGGTAAAGTCAATGTTCCCGAAGCGGTCGAGTTTGCCGCCAAGTTGCCGAATGTCGCGGTGGCGCGGGAATATAAATTCATGTGCTCCGATCCGGGCCAGGAAATCATCCAGAATGATATTCGTGAAGGTTTAATCAATCGGGTGGTGGTCGCTTCCTGTTCGCCATTGATGCATGAAACAACCTTCCGTACCGCCATGGCGGCCGGGGGCGGAAATCCGTTCCTGTTCCAGATGGCCAATATCCGCGAGCATGTCAGCTGGGTAACGCCCGATAAACCGGCCGGAACACAAAAAGCCAAGGCCCTGATTGCCGCGGCCGTGGAACGGGTTGCCCGTCATGTCCCGCTGGAAAAAACCAGGGTTCCGGTCAATCCCGATGTTCTCATTGTCGGCGGCGGTATCGCGGGAATTCATGCCGCCTTGACTATCGCCAACGCCGGTAAAAAAGTGTACCTGGTAGAGAAAGAGCCGACCATCGGCGGCCATATGGCCAAGTTTGATAAGACCTTTCCCACCCTGGATTGTTCCGCCTGTATTCTGACTCCCAAGATGTCATCGGTTCGGGCCCATCCCAATATCACCCTCTGGACCTATTCCGAAGTGGTCGGGGTCGAGGGTTTTGTGGGGAATTTTAGAATCCAGGTCAAACGGAAACCGCGCTATGTCGACGAAGACCTCTGCGTCGGTTGTCTGGAGTGTATCGAATCCTGCGTTTACAAGAAAGGGCGGATCAGCGACGAGTTCAATGTCGGCCTGAGCAAACGCAAACCCATTTATGTCCCGTTTCCTCAGGCGACCCCGCTGGTGGCCGTTATCGATCCCGAATCATGTGCCGAGTTGAAAACCGGGAAATGCAAAAAACCATGTATGGATGCCTGTGAGCCCAAGGCCATCAATTTCAAACAGACCGAGGAAATAAAAGAAGTTTCCGCAGGAGCTATCATTCTGGCGACCGGGTTCCGGACCTTCGATGCCGCCCGGGTCAAACGCTATGGCTACGGCAAGTATCCCAATGTTTATACCAGTCTGGAAGTGGAGCGGCTGGTGAATGCCGCCGGACCGACCGGGGGGGAAGTGATTATGTCGAACGGCGAGAAACCTAAAAAGGTCGGGATTGTGCACTGTGTCGGTAGCCGCGATGCCCATACCAATAAATACTGCTCGCGAGTCTGCTGTATGTACTCTTTGAAGCTGGCCCACCTTATCAAGGAACGCACCGGGGCCGAAATCTATAACTTCTATATCGATATGCGGACCCCGGGGAAGGGGTATGAGGAGTTCTATGATCGTCTTCTCCAGGAAGATGTTCATTTTATTCGGGGACGGGTGGCCGAAATCTCCGACTGGACCATGACACCTGAGGAAGAAGGCAAACTGATAATCCGGGCCGAGGATACTCTGGTCGGGGCGGTTCGGCGGATCCCGGTCGATATGGTGGTTCTGTCAGTCGGCCTGGAACCGCGAGCCGATGCCGACGAAGTGCGGCGGTTATTCAATATCAGTTGCAGTCATGAAGGCTGGTTTTTGGAACGACATCCTAAGCTGGCGCCGGTTTCAACCTTCACCGAAGGGGTGTATCTGGCCGGGGCCTGCCAGGGTCCCAAGGATATTCCCGACAGCGTTGCCCAGGCCGGGGCGGCCGCGGCCGAGGCCCTGGCCCTGATCGACAAGGGTCATGTCGAACTGGAACCAAACACGGCCTTCATCCGCGAAGAATTCTGTTCCGGTTGCAAAACCTGCCTGATGCTCTGTCCCTACAGCGCTATTTCGTTTAACAGCGAGAAGAACACCGCTGAGGTCAACGGCGCTCTTTGCAAGGGATGCGGAACCTGTGTCGCGGCCTGCCCGTCGGGCGCCCTGCAGCAGAATCTCTTCACCGATGAGCAGATTTATTGCGAAATTAAAGGAGTCGTGAATTATGTCTGATAAAGATACGAACCAAAAACCATTCGAGCCTAGGATCGTGGCTTTCTTCTGCAACTGGTGTACTTACACCGCCGCCGATTTGGCTGGAACGGCCCGTATGACCTATGCTCCCAACGTCCGGGTCATCCGGGTTATGTGTTCCGGGCGGCTCGATCCCCAGTTCATCCTGACTGCCCTGCGCCAGGGAGCCGATGGTGTTTTAATCGGCGGTTGCCATCCGGGTGACTGCCACTATCAGGAAGGCAACTACAAAGCCCTGAGGCGATTCACCCTCCTCAAACGGCTTCTCCGGGAGATGGGTATTGAAGACGAACGTGTCCAGTTGGAGTGGATTGCGGCCTCGGAAGGGGATAAGGTACAGAAAGTGATTAACCGTATCACCGAGGATGTCCGTCGCCTGGGTCCCCTTCATCTCGAGCCCGAGGCACTGGACCGGGCCACCGAGGCCCTATTGCCCGATCAGACTCCGGCCGTGGCCGAAGGAGGTGCTTTATGAGCAAGCCGAAAGTCGCCTTTTACTGGTGCGCTTCCTGCGGCGGATGCGAAGAAGCCGTAGTTGATCTGGCCGAGGATATTCTCAAGGTGGTCGGGGCCGTCGATATCGTTTTCTGGCCGGTGGCCCTGGATTTCAAACGGGAGGATGTCGAGGCTATGGCCGACAACTCCCTGGCCGTGGCTTTTATCAACGGCGCCATCCGCAGTTCCGAACAGCATGAAATGGTGGAACTGCTCCGCCGTAAGGCCGGTCTGGTGGTGGCCTTCGGCAGTTGCGCCCATCTGGGCGGGATTCCCGGACTGGCCAATACCTTCCGACGGGCCGACCTGATCGATGAAGCCTATCATAAATCGCTGAGTGTTACCGATGGAAACGGAACCGAGCCTCTGGAAAAAACCGAGGTTCCTGAAGGGACCCTGACATTACCGAAACTCTGGGATACGGTCAAAACGCTCGACCAGGTTATCAAGGTCGATTATTATCTTCCGGGTTGCCCGCCGCCGGTCAATCTGATCAACGGGGCTATCGGGAGTATTCTTAAAAATGAACTTCCCCCGCCCGGATCGGTGCTGGCCCCGGATATGGCCCTGTGCGAGGAGTGCGAACGGCGGGCTACCAAGCCGGATAAAATGGCCCAGCGCGAATTTTTGAGACCCCATCAAATCAAAGCCGATCCCGAGAAATGCCTCCTGGCCCAGGGATTGCTGTGTCTGGGACCGGTAACCCGGAAAGGCTGCGGGGCTGCCTGTGTCAAGGGTAATATGCCTTGTACCGGCTGTATGGGACCCACCAGCCATGTGGTTGATTTCGGAACCAAAGCCCTGACTGCCATGGCTTCCTTGGTCGATTCCAACGATGATCGTGAAATCGCCGCTATCCTTGATCAGATTGCCGATCCGGTCGGGACCTTTTATCGATACAGTCTCCCGGCTTCATTGTTGCATCGGAGCTATCAGCCCGAACATGCGAAAGGAGAAAAATAATGGCCCGTAAAATAACCATAGATCCGATTACCCGTCTTGAAGGCCACGGCAAGATCGATATCTTTTTGAACGATCAGGGTAACGTCGATCGGGCCTATTTCCAGGTTCCGGAATCGCGCGGTTTCGAACGTTTTGCCATCGGCCGCCCGGCCGAGGACATGCCGCAAATTACCTCCCGGATATGCGGCGTCTGTCCGACAGCCCATCATATGGCCGCGACCAGGGCTCTTGATGATCTCTATAAGGTTGATCCGCCTCCGGCGGCCAAAAAAGTCCGGGAATTGATGTATAATATCTTTTTCATGGAGGATCATGCTCTCCATTTCTTTTTCCTGGCCGGACCCGATTTCGTGGTCGGCCCCCAGGCGCCCAAGGCCGAGCGGAATATTCTCGGCGTCCTCGGCAAGGTGGGCAATGAAATCGGCCTTAAAGTGATCGGGATGAGAAAACAGTGGCGTGAACTCATGAATCTTGTTATGGGGAAAGCCATTCACCCGGTTTTCGGATTACCGGGAGGAATTTCCCGATCGATCACCAAAGAGGATTTACCCCGGTTTATCAAAACCGCCGATGAGTCGGTTGAGTTTGGCCAATTTGCCCTGAAGCTGTTCAATGATATCGTTCTTAAAAATCCCGATTACATGCATCATATAACCTCGGATACCTACACTCACAAGACCTACTATATGGGCCTGGTCGATAAAAACAATCGGATCAATTTCTATGATGGCGATTTGCGGGTGGTGGGTCCCGACGGGAAGGAATACGTAAAATTCGGTGGCCGCCAATATCTTGATCATATGGATGAGCATGTCGAGCCCTGGAGTTATATTAAATTCCCGTACCTTAAAAACATCGGTTGGAAAGGCTTCGAGGACGGCGCCGACAGCGGCATTTTCGCCGTCGCGCCGCTGGCTCGGTTGAATGCCGCCGAGAGTATGGGCACCCCGCTGGCTCAGGAAAACTACGAGCAGTATTTCAAGATATGCGGCGGCAAACCGGTTCATTTTACGCTGGCGACCAGCTGGGCCCGGCTGATAGAAATGCTTTACAGCGCCGAACGCATGAAGGAACTGGTGGCTGATCCGGATATCATCAATCCCGATTTTCGGACTATTCCAACCAATACCCCATCAGAAGGTATTGGTGTCGTCGAGGCTCCCCGGGGGACTCTGATCCATCATTATCGAACTGATGATAACGGTATCATAACCAAAGCCAATTTGATCGTGGCGACTCAGAACAATGCCGCGCGGATTGCCATGTCGGTCGATAAGGCCGCCCGTGGGCTGATTTCCGGTGGCAAAGTCGATGACGGCATTTTAAATATGGTCGAGATGGCTTTCCGGGCCTATGATCCCTGCCATGGATGTGGCACCCATGCTCTTCCGGGCGAGATGCCGCTGGTGGTGGATATCTATGATCGCGATCATAATTTGGTCCGGCAACTCCGGCAGGATTGAGTCATGAAGCCGCTCATTCTGGGTTTGGGCAATGAATTGCTGTGTGATGACGGCATCGGAATAATAATCACGCGGAAACTGCCGGGTGCAGTGGCCGAGGCCGCCGATGTGATCCGGAGCGGTCAACATGGGGTGGCCCTGCTGGATTTGTTTCTAGGATACCGGCAGGCTATTATTATCGATGCCATCCAGACGGGAAAACATCCTCCGGGGACGGTTCTGGAACTGATCCCCGGAGATCTCAACAATGTTTCAAGCCCCTCCCCGCATTATACCGGTATCCCGGAATTAATCCGTATTGCCCGCGAAATGCAGCTGGATTTCCCCGATGATATCAGAATTCTCGCGGTGGAGATTGAAGACCCCCTGACGGTGGGTGGCGAACTCACCCCGGCAGTGGAAAAATCAATCGAAAAAGTAATTCCCATAATCGAATCATATTTGTATCATTGGCGGGTAAATGAGGTCTGTGAGAAACGATGCTAACATGGGTTGTCCGGGATTGAAATATGCATGAACTGCAGATTGCCGGCGAGGTGATAAAAATCGCCAGGGCCGAAATGAAACGGCGACGTCTGACACGCATTTCCGAAATCGGTCTGGCCGTGGGCGCTCTGGCCGCGGTCGATCCCGATGCCCTGGCCTTCAGCTTCGAGGCTTCGGTGGTCGATACTCCTCTGGCCGGAAGTCGGTTGCATATTGATTTTATCCCGGTTGAGGGAACCTGCCGAAACTGCCGACGGGATTTCAAGGTGTCGGATTATGTTTTTATCTGTCCCCACTGCGGATCCGGTGATATCCTGGTCCGGAGAGGTGAAGAACTTGACGTAACTTATATATTGGCCTAAGGAGTTGTGTAATGTTGGAGAATTCCTGATGAGTAATAAAATCACCGTTGAAAAAAAAGTCCTGTCCGAAAATGACCGTCTGGCGGCCCAGATCCGGGCCAGGCTGGACAAGGAGAAAATCGTCACCCTTAATCTGGTCAGTTCCCCCGGATCGGGCAAAACTTCACTACTTGAACAGACATTGAAAAATCTCGGGGATAAAATACCGATGGCGTTAATTGCCGGTGATGTTCAAACCGATAATGATGCCCGGCGGTTGACCGAGGCCGGCGGGCAGATCGTCCGGCCTATAATCACCGGCGGGGCCTGCCATCTCGATGCCCGGATGGTTCTGGCGGTCCTTGATGAACTTGATTTCAAAGGTGTCGATATTCTTTTTATCGAAAACGTCGGTAACCTGGTTTGTCCGTCGAGTTATGACCTGGGGGAAGATATGAAGGTTGTTCTTATCAGCACCACCGAGGGCGATGACAAACCGCTTAAATATCCTTCAATGTTCCGACGTTCCTCAACCCTGGTCATCAACAAAACCGATTTGCTGGGGCTGTCGGATTTTAATCTGGAACGGGTCCGGCAAAATGCGCTGAGTATTAACAGCGCCCTGGATATTTTCGAAATTTCCTGTAGAACCGGTCAGGGATTGGAGTTCTGGTTCCAATGGCTGGGCAAACTGGTAAAAGAGAAGAAAAAATAATATATTAAGGTATTGTTGAAATATTATGGTTATGCGCACTTTTACATACAAGGGGAAAAGTTACCAGGTTGATTACTATGGTTTTCTGTTGAAACCGGATGAATGGGATGAAAATTTCGCCGAGGGTATGGCCCCTTATGCCGGGATTGAGAACGGCTTGACCGACGATCACTGGCGGGTTATCCGCTTTATTCGTAATACCTTCGAGCAGATCAACAAATGTCCTCTGGTGTATATTGCCTGCAAGAAAAATGATCTTGGGCTCGGTGACCTGAAACGGCTCTTTCCCTCCGGTTATCTGCGGGGGGCCTGCAAACTGTCCGGTGTGACCTACCGCGAGGGACATTTTCAAGAATTCTGGATTGAAGAACATATCGTTCATCATACCCGGATTTACGATAGAAAAAAATACGAAACCGATGCCCTGGGTTTCCTGATCAACCCCGGCGACTGGGATGAAAACTTCGCTATCCATAAAGCCAGTGAGCTGAAAATGCCGGATTTACTGACTTCCAGACACTGGGATATAATCTACTACCTGCGACGCCAATTCGAGGTTTATAAAGAGATTCCGACGGTTTATCAGACCTGTGAAGACAATAATCTGAGTCTGGAAGAACTGGAAAGGCTTTTCCCCGACGGTTACCATCGGGGGGCAGTTAAAATCTCCGGACTTCATGTCCGCTGAGAAATACTTTCGCCTTCAGCATTCCGGGTCGAGAATAATCCGCAAACTGTTTCAGGCCTTGATCTTATATTAATCCCGGAGTGTCGGATGCTGGCTAATGATGATCCCTGATTTTGGCTTTTTACCACGAAATATCCCCTATTCAAGAAAATTCTCACAAAATATCAAAGCCACATACCATATCTGCCGACAAACAGAATGATCATTTGGAGTAATTTCGCATGAAGGTCATCGATCAGGTCGTTGCAAAAATATCACTTTTCCCCGCCCTGCCGACTATGGTTCATAAGCTGTTGGGCATAATCAATGATCCCGAATCAAAGTCGACCGATATTGTCAATATTATTCAGCACGATCCGGCCCTGTCGGCCAATGTTCTTAAAACCGCCAATTCCGCTTACCTGGGATTCGCCAATCCGGTCAATTCTATCGGGGATGCCAGCTTTCGGATCGGGACAAAAAAAATATACCAGATAGCAATTTCCTCGCTGATGCATTCGTCCGTTAATAAACCTGCCCGGGGATATGAGATGAAAGCGGAGGATATCTGGAAACATTCCACGGCCGTTTCCATTACGGCCGACAACCTTTGCCATCTGCTTGATATTCACGATAATGGTTCGATTTTCACGGCCGCCCTGATACATGATATCGGCAAGATTGCCCTGGAAAAATATGTTGATGAAAACTCCGACCAGATAATGAATTTTGTCGAACGCGAAAACCTGTCATTCGGTCAGGCAGAAAACAAATCTCTGGGTATTGATCATGCCGAAGTAGGAGCGCAAATTGCGGCTAAATGGAATTTCCCCGAAGAAATCGTCGACATAATCCGTTGGCATCATGATCCCAACAGTGCGCCTGTTATATCTGTCGGTATCGATATTGTCCATCTGGCCGATGCCATTTGTTTAATGCAGGGTATCGGGGTGGGCAAAGACGGCCTTCATTACTATTATAATATCGATTCCATAGAACGTCTGAAACTGAATGATGATATCGTTGAAATCGCCCTGTCGCGACTAACCGAAGAATTGGAAAACATCGAGGAATTATATGCCGGTCAAAAAAGCGAAACCCCGGCCTGATTCCCCTTGAAATTTCAATAAATCCAAAGTTCCCTGTTCATTTTTATTGCCGAATCATTCCGATTTTCAAGTGCGGGCATGCCATTAACTTACCATGCGCAGAACCTTGAAATTCTGGAAAATTGGCTTATCCTGTGACAATTCCGTGACATAAGACGTATAGAATAAAATATATATATGTCGGATATTGGATTGGATCGGATAATAATATGCTTATAGTATTGTTTGACAGGCAGATTGCTGACTATGACAGCGCTTTATAAAAATCTCCGGAGACTGTTTTGAAAACCGTCCGGAACGCAAATCCGGGGCGGATGGCCCTTGTTATTTTTATTGGACTGGTCGTTTTCTGCCTGGCTCAACTGACCTGGTGGATTGTCTTTCAGATCGAGAATAACAGGGATCTCAAACAGGCCCGGATTGAATTGCTCCGAATGACAACCGGGAACCCCGACCAAATACCGTCCCCGCTACTGGAACAGATTGAAAGGGAAGCCCGCGGACGGGTGGTAATGTTTGTCTCCGAGGGAACCTTTTTCATGCTGATCGTTCTGCTGGGCGCTTATCTTATCTATCGTTCTCTTTTGATCTCCGAGGATTTGAAAGCCCGCCAGCGGAATTTCATCGAAGGCGTAACCCATGAATTTCGCACCCCGTTGACCTCGCTGAAATTGTACCTTGAAACGCTCCAGTCAGGAAATCTCGAAGCCGGTAAAGTCGCCGAGTTGTATCCGAAAATGCTTGATGACTGCGATCATCTGGATAATCTGATCGATAATGTTCTCGAGGCGGGTCATTTCGGCAAAGGGCCGTTGCGGCTGGAATTAAGCCGGACCGATCTTTACGAAGATCTAAATGAGTATCTTGATGGTCTGGAACCGCTTGTTAAACGCTATGGCGGGGAACTGAGGCAAAAGCTTGAAAAAAATATTATGGCTCAAACCGAATACCAGTCACTTGGTCGGGCTGTCCGCATTCTGGTGGATAACGCCCTTAAGTACTCTCCGCCCGACCGTAAAGTAGTCGAAGTAGAATTGTCCAGTCTTGGCGGTAAGGCTGTTATCAAGGTCGCCGATCAGGGGATCGGTATCCCCGACGGTGAAAAAAGACGAATATTCGAGCGGTTCTACCGGGTTAACAATCCCGATTCACCCAATCCCAGGGGAACCGGACTGGGGCTTTACTTGTTGAGTCAGATTGTGGAAGCGCATCATGGCGAAGTGGATGTGGCTTCCGGTAGCTCCGGCCGGGGAACGACGTTCACTATCAGGATTCCATTGGCGGAACGATGAAGAAAAAAATTTTGATTGTTGAGGATGATGAACATATCGCCGAGGGATTACGGCTTAATCTGGAAGCCCGGGGCTATGATACAGTGATAGCCGCCGATGGCCTGGCGGCTCTCCATTTCTGGCGAAATGAAGGCTTTGACCTGATTATTCTGGATATCATGTTACCCGGTAAAGACGGCCTTGATGTCTGCCGGACGATCAGGAGAGAAGCCGGACGAGTCCCGATTTTATTTCTGACCGCCCGGGATCGAGAGGATGATCGGATTGCTGGGCTGGCGGCTGGGGGCGATGATTACCTGTCCAAGCCCTTTAATCTTGAGGAATTGATCCTGAGAATCGCGGCCATGTTTAGACGTCAGGTTTGGTACGGCACGACCAGCTTGGAAAATAATCGAATTGAATTCGGCAGCTGTGCTGTGGATTTCGCATCATACAGGGCCAGAGGAGTGCATGGAAACACCGAACTTTCGCAGAAGGAATGCATGATAATGAAATTTCTGGCCGAACATGCCGGTGATGTCGTCACCCGCGATATGATTCTCGATGCCATCTGGGGATATAACGTTTTCCCATCAAGTCGGACAGTGGATAATTTTATCGTCAGGTTGAGAAAAACTTTCGAAACCGATCCATCTCGACCGCGCTATCTGCACACCGTCCGTGGAGTCGGCTACCGTTTTACACCTGAGGGGGCTGGTAATGTCCAGTCATGATTTCATCGAAGCCGCCTATGGCCGGGTACATAAACGAGTCCCTATCTGGATCATGCGTCAGGCCGGCAGATATCTGCCTCAATACCAGGAAATAAAAAAAAATCATACTTTCTGGGAAATATGCCGCTCGCCGGAACTGATTGCCGAGGTGACGGCTCAGCCGGTGGAAATTTTGGGTATGGATGCGGCTATTTTGTTTTCGGATATATTGATTCCGCTGGAACCGCTGGGGCTTAATGTTGATTTCACTGAAAAGGGCCCCCGACTTCACCCGACTATTGTCTCCCCGGATGATGTTGACCGCCTGAGACTCTATGACCCTGCTGCCGAACTGGATTATATTCTAAAGGGAATCGAAAGGACACGGAAACGACTGAACGGCTCGGTGCCGCTGATCGGTTTCTGCGGATCGCCGTTCACCATGGCCTATTACGCGGTCGAGGGCAAAAGCTCTCCGGCTGACAATGAAATCAAACCGTTTATATTCAGATATCCCCGGGCGGCAGAGAAACTTCTTGACCTTCTGGCCGAATTGATCGG from Candidatus Zixiibacteriota bacterium includes:
- the hypB gene encoding hydrogenase nickel incorporation protein HypB is translated as MSNKITVEKKVLSENDRLAAQIRARLDKEKIVTLNLVSSPGSGKTSLLEQTLKNLGDKIPMALIAGDVQTDNDARRLTEAGGQIVRPIITGGACHLDARMVLAVLDELDFKGVDILFIENVGNLVCPSSYDLGEDMKVVLISTTEGDDKPLKYPSMFRRSSTLVINKTDLLGLSDFNLERVRQNALSINSALDIFEISCRTGQGLEFWFQWLGKLVKEKKK
- a CDS encoding TusE/DsrC/DsvC family sulfur relay protein, coding for MVMRTFTYKGKSYQVDYYGFLLKPDEWDENFAEGMAPYAGIENGLTDDHWRVIRFIRNTFEQINKCPLVYIACKKNDLGLGDLKRLFPSGYLRGACKLSGVTYREGHFQEFWIEEHIVHHTRIYDRKKYETDALGFLINPGDWDENFAIHKASELKMPDLLTSRHWDIIYYLRRQFEVYKEIPTVYQTCEDNNLSLEELERLFPDGYHRGAVKISGLHVR
- a CDS encoding HDOD domain-containing protein; amino-acid sequence: MKVIDQVVAKISLFPALPTMVHKLLGIINDPESKSTDIVNIIQHDPALSANVLKTANSAYLGFANPVNSIGDASFRIGTKKIYQIAISSLMHSSVNKPARGYEMKAEDIWKHSTAVSITADNLCHLLDIHDNGSIFTAALIHDIGKIALEKYVDENSDQIMNFVERENLSFGQAENKSLGIDHAEVGAQIAAKWNFPEEIVDIIRWHHDPNSAPVISVGIDIVHLADAICLMQGIGVGKDGLHYYYNIDSIERLKLNDDIVEIALSRLTEELENIEELYAGQKSETPA
- a CDS encoding HAMP domain-containing histidine kinase, with product MALVIFIGLVVFCLAQLTWWIVFQIENNRDLKQARIELLRMTTGNPDQIPSPLLEQIEREARGRVVMFVSEGTFFMLIVLLGAYLIYRSLLISEDLKARQRNFIEGVTHEFRTPLTSLKLYLETLQSGNLEAGKVAELYPKMLDDCDHLDNLIDNVLEAGHFGKGPLRLELSRTDLYEDLNEYLDGLEPLVKRYGGELRQKLEKNIMAQTEYQSLGRAVRILVDNALKYSPPDRKVVEVELSSLGGKAVIKVADQGIGIPDGEKRRIFERFYRVNNPDSPNPRGTGLGLYLLSQIVEAHHGEVDVASGSSGRGTTFTIRIPLAER
- a CDS encoding response regulator transcription factor; this encodes MKKKILIVEDDEHIAEGLRLNLEARGYDTVIAADGLAALHFWRNEGFDLIILDIMLPGKDGLDVCRTIRREAGRVPILFLTARDREDDRIAGLAAGGDDYLSKPFNLEELILRIAAMFRRQVWYGTTSLENNRIEFGSCAVDFASYRARGVHGNTELSQKECMIMKFLAEHAGDVVTRDMILDAIWGYNVFPSSRTVDNFIVRLRKTFETDPSRPRYLHTVRGVGYRFTPEGAGNVQS